ATGTTGTGACTAAATATAAAATAATCTCTCATATGCATTTTATATGGCAACCGATACACTTAATCTAAACCAACCTACAATCACGGTTTGGATTAAGAATGCGCAACAAACCAAATTTTTTAATCTGAACCAAAAAAATACGGTTTGGATTAATTTGAGAGAGATCAACTGAGCTTATTGGTTATTTTTGCTCCCACGTTTTGAAACCAAATTTTATCAATCTGGTTAATTTCCATCGATTGATTATGAACTCGAAAATCAAGATCTATAAAATGTTTTGACCAATTATAGGATTTTTTAATTTGTATTTTTTTTATGAACACCATATCATATGTAGTAGTTTTAGATTACAACATAACAGCTGAAGCATATTATAACTTTGACTTCTTCTTCCTAAAAAGGTCTCATATTTTATACCCACATCTCCATCATATATATACCCAAACAAAACCTCAACGTCTTATTCCCAGATCGTATATTCCTAAAAAAAATATAGCATGCTATAAATTACATATTTCTACAATATCATTATATATAGTTTAGATATATTTTAATGTATTTGAAATTCAAAATATATATTTTTATAATATAGAGCATATCTTTGAAACAAATATATCCATAAATCTGTGTATTTTATTTTTAATTTTAAACTAGCAGCTTCCATTGATACCAAATATTTGATATTAGTAACAATATCAAAGATAATATAGTACAATATTTTAAATTTATGTTATAATCACGGTTTGGAATGAATATTTAGTACTCAGTTTTTTTTATAATATCTTATATATGTTCAAAATAATTAAACTATCTTATCTATCTTATATTTTTGAGAATTCAATTCTATGCTATTTCTACGTAGACACGCTAAATTTCTGTTGAGAATTTGATATGAGATAGCTACAAACCTTTTCGCATACATGATTGATAGTGATTTATAAACTATAAAAAAATAATGAATATAAAACAATTTATGGAATTTATAAAAATAATTAAATATTATTATGTGTAAAATTATATTCATGCAAAATTATTATAATTACTATTATTTTTTATATTGCATATATATTATTTATAAATGATCTGTAGAGATTTTAAAAAAATTATAAAATTATTTATCATGGTTTAAAATATCATAAAATAAAATTATATATAAGATTTTATAAATCATGTATAAAAGAAAAATAGAAATTATATATTAAACGATAAGTTACTTAAGTGATTTTTTCTTACGTATGGATTATTAGTGAACCCTTAAAAAATTATTATAATTTTTTTGGTCAATGATTTAAATTTTATTTTATTTTAATTAGATCTAAAAATAAAAAGTAAAACTAGAATAATTAATATCAGTTATCAAATAATCTAACAGATATTAAAAATAATGATTTATAGTTACTAATTGTTGAAAATATAGAAAAAGTAATAATATGTATTTAATTTTTTGTAGTTATAAACTACGTAATATAATGAATGATTTTTATTTATATATAAATCACTAGAGTAATTTTATATTTTACATAAAGAATTATATTTGTATATAAGTATATGATAACTATTAATGTATTACAAAGTTCATAGATGCTTTCATTTATAATTTTTTTTAAATGAAAATTATTTACCATAGCTTCCAAAATTATTTTATTAGAATTTTAAAATTATTTATAAGAGTATATAAATCAGTTATAAGAGAAAAATAGAAAACATGGAGAACAAAGAGAAATTTGTAATAGGAAAATGTAGTGTGATATTACATATCCATATAAATGTGTGATTATTGCAATGCAGACTGAAAATGTCAGTTTGAAGAATGGACCGATTCTATTGAACATAACGAAATGTTTTGAATTAAGTCAAAGAGATAGTATAGTAAATAAGGCAATCTGGTAATTGAAATGGGTTCTAAGATGGGTTTTGGTTGATTGATTGCAAGGTTATAAAAATTGGTCTATGCGCCCGGGCGGCAAATCTCCTCTACCCGGAAGGCCGGAACAATTTTCTTAAAATCCAGTTTATAAAACTCAAATAAGATTAAACCATTTTAAATTGGTTTAAAACATTCTAAAGTAGTTTAAATCGATTTAAATTAATAAATTTGTTAAATTAAATAATAATATTTAAAAAATCATTAATTTGTCTAATTTCTTTTGTTTTATTTATCTAATTTTGATAATTCATAAAATAATTTAAAAATTAAACCAAAAAACTAAAATATATTTTCTAAATGTAAAATGTATATAAAATAATTCAAAAATTCGTTAACACCTAGTCATTGCCTAGGCCCGAATAATCCTCATAGGGGCTAGTACTCGACAAAGCGTCTAGTTACCCACCTAACGATTTTTTGAACATTGATTGATTGTATGGTTTGTGTTAATATTTAGAGAGAGGTATAAATATTTGGCAAAAAATATGTTAAAAATTTGAAAGACTTTAGAAAGGGCTTTTTGCAAATATGACTCAAAACTTGAAGTCAAACATAAAACAAATCCATGTTTTTTTAGAACTTTGACTTGCCTTTTTCACCCCCAAAGTTCAGATTATTCACGAAAAATGCCAGCACTTTTGTTTTTTTTTTTTTGGAAAATGCATATTTTACTCTATCACCCTCATCTTCCTCAATATTCACAATATTGTCATTGCCATCAATACACCAACCACCATGAACAACCAATTTAAAGCTCTTAATGTACCTAAAAATTGATTTACACTCTTTCTTTCTCAATTCTTATGAACCAAAAACAACATCTCTTTACTTTCTCTCCATATTCATCCAAAAAAAAACCAAGATTTTGATTCTAAAATTTTTATGGTTCATAGAGCCATTGAAGCTTACGATTCTTGGTGGGTAACTTTTGTTTGAGATTCTGGGTGCTTGGAGAAGACTTTTGTGTGCTAAGCAAGTTATCTCACTGGTTGAAACTATGAAATTAGTTTTTTTTTCCAGATCTGTTCGTCCAAACAATTTCCGGGTAAGTCGTCTGGCTGTAGACGACTTACATGGAAGTCTTCTGGTCAATGCAGAGGTTAATTTTGCAATTAAATTTTAAATGTGTTTTTCTATACGACTTACATGGAAGTCGCCCATCTTTGTTTGTTAAAAAATAATCGAGAAGACTTCCATGTAAGTCGTCTAAGGTAAACGGGTTAGTTTTGCATTTGACCGGATTGTGTCAGAAATTTGTCTTTTCCTAGACGACTTACATGTAAGTCGTCCAATAGAAAATTAAAAAATCAATATTTTGTTATACCTAGACGACTTCCATGTAAGTCGTCTCAGGTTAGTTTTGCAATTAAAAAATAAAACAAAAAAATTATTTTGTCTAGACGACTTACACAGAAGTCGTCCATCAGACGACCTCCACGAAAGTTGTCCATGATTTTATTCCGAGATTCTGGTCAAACCTTGCTTATCTTGGACGACTTCCATATAAGTCATCGGACGACTTCCGTGTAAGTCGTCTAGAAAAAAATAATTTTTTTTGTTTTATTTTTCAATTGCAAAAGTAACTTGAGACGACTTACATGGAAGTCGTCGCGATTTTTTTTTTAACAAACAAAGATGGACGACTTCCATGTAAGCCGTCTAGGTTAAAAATCATTTGCAAAATTAACCTAAATGGACGACTTCCTAGAAGTCTACCATACGACCTCCGTGGAAGTCGTCTGCGTCAATGTTTAATAACCTTTTATTTTCTCTAAAACTATAAAGACTTTTAAATTTTTTTTGTCAATTCATGTATATTAGTCAATATTGGGGCTACTGAATGAAATTTATAACGTAGTTGGTGATATTTATAAGGTTATCAACATTCATGCTTAGTAAAGTTTCTAGCTAAAGTCTTCTACGTTAGTTTTTGTAAATTTGTTAAGTAACTTTAAGATATGTTTATTTAATTTTCAAAAGTGTTAAGTATCTTCAAGAATATCAAGTAACATGGTTTAATGTGTTTTCTCATATCATAAAATATATTTTTTACTTATGTATCTAATGAAAGTATTCTACCTTTGAGCTTATGTAATGTTTTATCTTTTGTGAATTGGACTAAGTTTTCTTGAGAATTCTTCTCCCTTAGTTGTAATAAATTTGATTATTTTTTTGTGTTATTGTGTTTTGCTATTGAAGTTGTATCAATAACTTCAATTATGTCAAGTAATTTTGGCAAAATAATGTCGTGGAAAATGAACATATTTACAAAACTTTTTCATTAATATCTCTTTAAATTTACAGTATGAATTTTATGCAACAGAAGGTTAGCAAATGAAGAAAAATCAACATAAGAACTTACCAAACGCTTAGATCTATTATGAAAGGGAGACATGGGAGAAGACTCTGGAATTCGTCTGGAAGACTTCCTGGAAGTCGTCTGGAAAACTTCCTGGAAGTCTTCTAGCGCATTATATTTTAGAAGACTTCCGAGAAGACTTCTCATAAGTCTTCCAAACTCTGATCCAGATCTGAAAAATATGTATATCAAACACAGATCCGTAAAACCTGCATATCATATAAAAAACGTTCAAATGGCTTAAAACAGAGAAAATGAGTGGAAAATTAGATAGACATACTTTTATAGAACACACAAAGTACATATCCAAGTGGAAGATGAGAACCATCTGATTAAAACCTGCAACAAAAAGATAGATTAGTGAGAAAGACATGAGACAAAAATGAAAAATTCATATAAAGTTTAGTATTTTCAAGTCAAAGAGATTAGAGTGGGTTTTAAGAGTTTTAGTTTGGGAAAAAAGTATTAATTTTATGCAATAGGAGGTTATCGAATGAAGAAAATCAACATAAGAACTTACCAAAACGCTCAGATCTATTATGAAAGGGAGACATGGGAGAAGACTCTGGAAGTCGTCTGGAAGACTTCCTGGAAGTCGTCTGGAAGACTTCCTGGAAGTCGTCTGGAAGACTTCCTGGAAGTCGTCTGGAAGACTTCCTGGAAGTCGTCTGGAAGACTTCCTGGAAGTCGTCTGGAAGACTTCCTGGAAGTCGTCTGGAAGACTTCCTGGAAGTCGTCTGGAAGACTTCCTGGAAGTCGTCTGGAAGACTTCCTGGAAGTCTTCTAGCCCAGAAGAATATCATGATTCACTACTTTCACTCCTCTATGTTGAAAACAATTCAATTTTATTATATTTTAATTTATATCACTTAAAACTGTTTATAATTACATGATTTTAATTTTTCGTTTGTCAAAATATTTTTTACAAAATTTATAAATTATTTTTAAGATCAACTATACCAGACGACTTCCGTGGACGTCGTCCAGAAGACTTAACAGAATGTCAGAAAACTCAGAAGACTTAGCGGAGATATATTCGTAAAAATGAGTTTTGTTTTTTGTTTGGTCACAAAAGTATGACTGTAATTTCACAAGGCTTTTGGGTTACTTTTGCATTTAATTCAAGTTTGGGTATACTTTTGCAATCAAAATCAAGTTTTGAGTTATATTTGGTAAATCTCCCCTTTAGAAATGCATGTTAAAATGTGATAAAAATAAAGAAATGATAATGAGACAAATAAGAACAGATCGAAAAAACTGCATAATATGTGTTGGAGAAGTAAATGTGATAGTTAAGATATATAATTCCACTAACATTAGTTATCACTCAATACTCATGAGTTATTTTGCATCAAATTTATGAAAACATACTAAACGAGTATTAATTTGCATCAAAATTAATTGGAAGTAATAGATAAAATAATATGATGATATAGAGTGTTTTAAAATAGATTTTTTTGGTTCATTAATCATAAGTTTGTACTGTTAATCATTTGATAAAAATAATGTAAAATGCATATTTTAGCGACTTAGATCAATATTACTAAATTATCACTAAATCTCATGCTTCTATTCTAAAAATGCAATCCTAAGATTTTAGATATTCAAAGTATTTGGAGTTAATAATTATCTTTTTAATGTCTCTAAATATTATTCAAAATTTATAGCATTGTATATATAATATATATATTTTTATACAATATTTATATCAGCGAATTTGTGGGCAAACCACCTAATTATTTATATGGAAAAATTGGTGAAATAACCAAAGAAAAAAAATTAAATGTCTAGAGAGAGAGAGATAACGAGAGAAGGGAAGAGATAAAAGGGTTTTGGTTAGTTATCCCAATTTACAAAGTGATCCCTTATTACTTTGTTTTGGTTGGCCAAAAAGAAAAAAAGTGGAGAGTCACACCAGCGTCTTCGTCTTCTATCAAACTCCTCTCCCTAATCGAATTGCGCCAAAGTAGGTATTATCAACTTTCCGTATTTGATTTCGTCTCAGAAATTTCTGCTTCTCCCTTGAGAATCTATTGGTTGTCTGTGTTAGGGTTTTGCAATCTCAATTGAAATAGTTTTTGATAGGAAAAATAATGGTATCTGGGTTAATAAACGAGAACCCAACTGTGTACGAGAGAAAAGAGCGTCGTGTTCGTACCGATTCCACCAACTCCGATGAGTTCTCCGTAGAACCTATCGATCAGCTCGAGATTTTTGATATCCTTTTCTTCGATTTCGCTTTCATCAATAGTTTTTTTTGTATGATTTGCATTTTTGGTTGGTCTTTAACGATTGAGAGTACATCATATAAGAGATATAAGAGATCCAGAGCATCCTTATTCTCTTGAACAACTCAAAGTTCTAACTGAAGACTCTGTTGAAGTTGATGATCTCAAGAGTTATGTCAGGTAATTAAAAAAAGACAACCTTTCTGTTCTTTCTTTTGGTGTTTTAATTAAAGCCCTGAGCTTTTTTTTGCAGGGTTACATTCACTCCAACGGTGGAACATTGTAGCATGGCAACCATTATTGGTCTTTCTGTCCGGGTTAAACTTATGCGCAGCCTTCCTCCTCGTTACAAGGTACTTGCTTTTCCATGTTTTTGAATATGATCTTCTGAGCCCATTTTCTTACTGAGAGTCAATTTGAACATAATGAAAGCAAGCACATTTGTCCATAAATCATGTTCATTTAGTATGCAGTAAATAAAAGTTCAGCAACACCACATTCTCCTTGTCATTTGTGAGGCAAATAACCCTTTTTTAAATTGCTAATCTATTGTTTTGATGCTTGGTAATAGCTTGAGCCTCTACTAATATGTTTTTACAAGTGCCTTTAAACCGCATATACAATGTTCTATGTGCCTCATTCCTTTGGAACTGTTCTTTTCTTTTTCAGATTGATATAAGGGTAGCACCCGGTTCTCATGCAACAGAGGCTGCACGTATGTCATTTTTCTATGTCCTTGCTATTCTTATTTTGTTGTTTCATCCACCTTGAAGTAGTAGACTCGTGTTTTGTTTGAACCAAGTGGGCTTGTTTATAGATGTTTCTTGTTTCTTGTTCTTGAAATGCAGTCAATAAGCAACTAAACGACAAGGAGCGTGTGGCGGCTGCACTAGAGAATCCAAACCTCGTGGAGATGGTTGATGAATGTCTATCTCCATCATTTGAATGATGCTTGATGCTCTCAACGTACACTATATCATAATATGTCTCTGCTCTTGTCCGCGAAGATTTTGATTCACTAGGACTTTGTGTTCAGTTTCGATCCTGTTAAAGACTGAGGATTTATTCACAGAACAATATATTGATTTTGTCTCATTGTTTCCATCTTAAATCACATTCCTTTCACTACTGAACTTGTCACACACTTGTTCTCTTACACATGTGCTCCATTTGTTGCCATTAAACTAACAGTTTGTAGTGTGGTAGCGATAAATCTTTATATCACGGTGATTTTGTCTCCCAACACCGAAGATAGAATTTACCAATGCATAATTTTTTGAATACTCCCAATCACAAACTAAAAGAAAAGTTGCAAGGATTTTGTTATATTGAGCTGTGAATTATCTATTAATGATTGCTTTCATGTAGACTGTTTTCTTTTTACCAAAATATATCAATTAATACAAAGGACAAAAATATAAGTTATTAGAACTTCGGCTGATCAGTTAATCTAGATCGAAACCCGAACCTAAGTGCAACATGTCCGGATCCACTACAAAACCTTTTGAATTGAAAGTACACATTATTATCCTTTATATACTAAATGATTTCAATCTAAACTAGCTGATGTTTTGTGAAAAAAAAAAAAAAAACTAGCTGATGTTTTAACTGGATTTGGGATTCAATCTAAACTTTCGATTTAGAACATCTACTAGTTTTAATTACTTTAGCCAAATTTTGGAGTTTTCGAGCTTTCCAAATCATTAATATTGGATTTATGTTTCGTATTCGAAATAACCATAATTTTGACATGTGGATATATAAACTCAAAGTACTTAACATCGACGAACTGTCAAACTCATAAAAAATGATCTAAAATCATTTTGTTAAACGAGTTCTAAATATTTGTTGGTGTCTATTATTTGAAAAAACTTATTTTTTCATGAATTGGAATATTATTTTTTCATTGCCTCCGGCCACCATTGATCATCTAACCATGGCTTTGATGAGGACACTCAATGTCAAATCGACTTTATTTTCTTTATTCCTGGTCTTTAGGCTTTATTTACATTTTCGGATGAGTTATCATATCATATTCATAAGATTGGTTTGAACAGTAAGGTGGTATT
This genomic interval from Brassica oleracea var. oleracea cultivar TO1000 chromosome C2, BOL, whole genome shotgun sequence contains the following:
- the LOC106324817 gene encoding MIP18 family protein At1g68310-like; this translates as MVSGLINENPTVYERKERRVRTDSTNSDEFSVEPIDQLEIFDHIRDIRDPEHPYSLEQLKVLTEDSVEVDDLKSYVRVTFTPTVEHCSMATIIGLSVRVKLMRSLPPRYKIDIRVAPGSHATEAALNKQLNDKERVAAALENPNLVEMVDECLSPSFE